The following are encoded together in the Bradyrhizobium algeriense genome:
- a CDS encoding adenylate/guanylate cyclase domain-containing protein codes for MHHPPRILIVDDSEANRDILSARLAPHGYELMQAADGEEALAAARERAPDLILLDVMMPKIDGIEVCRRLKQDAELPFMPIILVTARADTRDVVTGLEAGADEYLTKPIDQSALVARVKSVLRLKELHDKVQGQAHELADWNRTLEQRVTEQVAEIERMGRLKSFLAPQIAEIVLSSGEELLDSHRRDVTVLFCDLRGFTAFAETAEPEEVIAVLREYHADLGGLIHEFEGTLHRFAGDGIMVLFNDPLPCVDPALRAVRLAVAMRDHAAALATNWRKLGHELGFGVGIAHGYATLGRIGCEGRFDYSATGSVVNLAARLCAEAKNGQILIDSKVFAAIEELAETEPVGGLVLKGFHRPIQAFNVNVCALHP; via the coding sequence ATGCACCATCCTCCCCGCATTCTAATCGTCGACGACAGCGAGGCGAACCGCGACATTCTCAGCGCACGGCTTGCGCCACACGGCTATGAGCTCATGCAAGCGGCCGACGGAGAGGAAGCGCTCGCTGCCGCGAGAGAAAGGGCCCCGGATCTGATCCTGCTCGACGTCATGATGCCCAAGATCGACGGCATCGAGGTCTGCCGCCGGCTCAAGCAGGATGCCGAGCTGCCGTTCATGCCCATCATTCTGGTGACGGCCAGGGCCGATACCAGGGATGTGGTCACAGGGCTCGAGGCCGGGGCCGACGAATATCTGACCAAGCCGATCGATCAGTCCGCGCTGGTAGCGCGTGTGAAATCGGTCCTGCGCCTCAAGGAGCTTCATGACAAGGTGCAGGGGCAGGCGCACGAACTCGCCGACTGGAACCGCACGCTCGAGCAGCGCGTCACGGAGCAAGTCGCCGAGATCGAACGCATGGGCCGGCTCAAGAGCTTCCTGGCGCCGCAGATTGCCGAGATCGTTCTGTCCTCGGGCGAAGAGCTCTTGGACAGCCACCGCCGCGATGTGACCGTGTTGTTCTGTGATCTGCGGGGGTTCACGGCCTTTGCGGAGACGGCCGAGCCGGAGGAGGTAATAGCGGTTCTGCGCGAGTACCACGCGGACCTCGGTGGGCTCATCCACGAGTTCGAAGGCACGCTGCACCGCTTTGCCGGCGATGGCATCATGGTCTTGTTCAACGATCCGCTGCCATGTGTCGATCCTGCGCTGCGCGCCGTTCGGCTCGCCGTCGCGATGCGCGACCACGCTGCCGCGCTTGCGACCAACTGGCGCAAGTTGGGTCACGAACTCGGGTTCGGGGTCGGCATCGCCCACGGCTACGCCACGCTCGGCCGCATCGGTTGCGAGGGCCGGTTCGACTATTCGGCCACCGGCTCGGTCGTCAATCTCGCCGCGCGACTGTGCGCCGAGGCGAAAAACGGACAGATCCTGATCGACAGCAAGGTGTTCGCGGCGATCGAGGAGCTTGCAGAGACCGAGCCTGTCGGCGGGCTCGTGCTCAAGGGCTTTCACCGTCCGATCCAAGCCTTCAATGTGAATGTGTGCGCACTTCACCCGTAA
- a CDS encoding ABC transporter substrate-binding protein, which yields MQRREFIAVLGGMVAAWPLAVRAQKSLPRIGWLVFGDAKKLGPVDQSLKDALAQAGLLDGRNIEIIFRYANGMPDRLAELATELVAQRPNLLLAVGGDVIKPLFEASKGSIPIVGGVSDSPIRSGIAVSLARPSKNFTGITFLTDEMAAKRMELLKEVAPNVRKVAVIFNPQHFDDEVTFARRGAESLGLELTTHPINKIADLDASLQGVGASGADGLLVISSRLTGIVAAKIAQHGQERHLPVIASWREFADSGALLSYGPSRIFEAKRLAGYVQKVLNGEKPADLPIEQPVKFELVINLKTAKVLGLTVSPSLLSRADEVIE from the coding sequence ATGCAGCGGCGCGAGTTCATAGCGGTTCTTGGCGGCATGGTGGCAGCTTGGCCGCTTGCCGTGCGTGCGCAGAAATCGCTGCCCCGGATTGGGTGGTTAGTATTTGGCGACGCCAAAAAATTGGGACCAGTCGATCAGTCGTTGAAGGACGCCCTCGCACAGGCCGGACTTCTCGATGGCCGCAACATCGAAATCATCTTCCGCTATGCCAACGGTATGCCGGATCGACTTGCGGAATTGGCCACCGAACTTGTCGCGCAAAGGCCCAACCTTCTGCTCGCTGTTGGCGGTGATGTTATCAAGCCACTGTTTGAGGCAAGCAAAGGTAGCATACCCATCGTCGGTGGCGTTAGTGATAGCCCTATCCGGTCGGGAATTGCCGTGTCTCTTGCTCGACCAAGCAAGAACTTCACTGGGATCACGTTTCTTACGGATGAAATGGCGGCGAAGCGGATGGAACTGCTCAAGGAAGTGGCGCCCAACGTCAGGAAGGTTGCGGTGATATTCAATCCGCAGCATTTCGATGACGAAGTGACTTTTGCACGGCGCGGAGCCGAATCGCTCGGCCTTGAGCTAACGACCCACCCGATAAACAAGATCGCCGATCTCGATGCATCGCTGCAGGGGGTGGGTGCAAGTGGCGCCGATGGCCTGCTCGTCATCTCGTCACGCCTTACTGGCATTGTTGCCGCTAAAATCGCACAACACGGCCAAGAGCGTCATCTTCCAGTGATTGCGTCGTGGCGGGAATTCGCAGACAGCGGTGCTTTGCTGTCCTACGGGCCGAGTCGGATTTTTGAGGCCAAACGTTTGGCGGGCTATGTGCAAAAGGTCTTAAACGGGGAGAAGCCGGCGGATTTGCCTATCGAGCAACCTGTAAAATTCGAACTTGTTATCAATCTCAAAACCGCCAAGGTCCTCGGGCTCACGGTATCGCCTTCATTACTCAGCCGCGCCGACGAGGTGATTGAATGA
- a CDS encoding ABC transporter substrate-binding protein: MKRREFIASAAALLVSPRRSWAQGTPRRIGVFGFLDPIAREAWRSGLREKGWIEGKNLLIEYRYAETPDRVPTLVAELMALTPDLVVASGPQAAVALKSATTTIPIVFVAVADPVGIGFVQSLSRPGGNMTGLTTVVPGNFIGKQIEILRELVPGASKIALLVNRDNPMQRQILADEVPRTARELSIALLMVEATTAEELDTAFASAAAQRADAMVVFGDALTVRQAPRVVALAAEHHLPAIHLFRILADGALVIYGPEIPDLFRRAGGYVDKILKGIKPSDLPVEQPTKFELVINLKTAKALGLIVPPSLLARADEVIE; this comes from the coding sequence ATGAAGCGGCGGGAGTTTATAGCATCTGCTGCGGCGCTGCTCGTTTCGCCACGGCGTTCGTGGGCGCAAGGGACGCCTCGCCGGATCGGTGTCTTCGGCTTCTTAGATCCGATAGCTCGCGAAGCGTGGCGCAGTGGCTTGCGCGAAAAGGGCTGGATCGAGGGCAAGAACCTGCTCATCGAATATCGTTATGCCGAAACCCCGGATCGCGTGCCAACGCTGGTTGCCGAGTTGATGGCTCTAACTCCTGATCTGGTAGTTGCCTCCGGGCCACAAGCAGCCGTAGCCCTGAAATCGGCAACCACTACCATTCCGATCGTGTTCGTGGCTGTGGCCGATCCTGTGGGGATCGGTTTCGTGCAAAGCCTGTCGCGTCCAGGCGGCAACATGACCGGTCTTACGACGGTGGTGCCGGGAAATTTCATCGGAAAACAAATAGAAATCCTGCGGGAACTGGTTCCTGGCGCCTCGAAAATTGCGCTCTTAGTCAATCGGGACAACCCAATGCAGAGGCAGATTTTAGCCGATGAGGTACCCCGCACAGCCCGGGAGCTAAGCATAGCTCTGCTGATGGTTGAGGCGACCACGGCCGAGGAACTCGACACCGCCTTTGCTTCGGCCGCCGCCCAGCGCGCCGATGCAATGGTTGTTTTTGGCGATGCTCTGACCGTTCGCCAGGCCCCGCGAGTTGTCGCGCTCGCCGCGGAACATCATCTGCCTGCGATCCATCTCTTCCGGATATTGGCCGATGGCGCATTGGTCATCTACGGCCCCGAAATCCCCGATCTGTTCCGCCGTGCTGGCGGCTACGTCGACAAGATCCTCAAAGGTATCAAGCCTTCCGATCTGCCGGTCGAGCAGCCGACCAAATTCGAGCTAGTGATCAACCTGAAGACTGCCAAAGCGCTCGGCCTGATCGTCCCGCCGTCGCTGCTCGCCCGCGCCGACGAGGTGATTGAATGA
- a CDS encoding ABC transporter substrate-binding protein: MRRREFITLLGSAAVAWPLAARAQQAARPPRLAMFHPAIPPALLTETGGGSAWRAFFGELRRLGYVEGQSLIIERYWAEGRHDRYAEVVREIVTRNPDVIVTGTNPVVTVFKAATGTIPIVAFMLDPLQAGLVTNLQRPGGNLTGITLDAGIEIWGKRLEFLKEAIPSMQKAVFLGMRGGWEGSVEQVLRGAAARLGISLAFVFPQEGKPSEIERVFDAIAEQRPDALLVSGEGDLYANRQLIAELAAKKRLPTICPYRDYVEAGVLMGYALDLTELFRRLADDVHKILKGAKPGDIPIYQATKFELLINLKTAKAFALTLPPALLARADEVIE; encoded by the coding sequence GTGAGGCGACGCGAGTTCATTACTCTGCTCGGCAGCGCGGCGGTGGCGTGGCCGCTGGCGGCGCGCGCGCAGCAAGCGGCGAGACCGCCGCGGCTGGCGATGTTCCATCCGGCAATCCCGCCGGCGCTCCTGACTGAAACGGGCGGGGGCAGCGCATGGCGCGCCTTTTTCGGCGAGTTGCGCCGTTTGGGTTACGTGGAAGGACAAAGTCTGATCATCGAACGCTACTGGGCCGAGGGACGTCATGACCGTTATGCCGAAGTGGTCCGTGAAATCGTGACCCGCAACCCGGATGTGATCGTCACCGGAACGAATCCCGTCGTGACCGTGTTCAAGGCGGCAACCGGTACGATACCGATTGTTGCTTTCATGCTGGATCCGCTGCAGGCGGGGCTGGTGACCAACCTGCAGCGGCCCGGCGGCAACCTCACCGGCATCACGCTTGATGCCGGCATCGAGATCTGGGGCAAGCGGCTGGAGTTCTTGAAAGAAGCCATTCCTTCGATGCAGAAGGCCGTATTCCTGGGGATGCGCGGCGGATGGGAAGGGTCTGTGGAGCAAGTCTTGCGGGGCGCCGCCGCGCGTTTGGGAATTTCGCTGGCTTTTGTCTTCCCGCAGGAGGGGAAACCCTCTGAGATTGAGCGCGTCTTCGATGCGATAGCAGAGCAACGGCCGGACGCGCTGCTGGTGAGCGGAGAGGGCGACCTTTACGCCAACCGCCAGCTCATCGCCGAGCTCGCCGCGAAAAAACGCTTGCCGACGATATGTCCGTACCGCGATTACGTCGAAGCCGGCGTGCTGATGGGTTATGCGCTCGATCTCACGGAGCTGTTCAGGCGGTTAGCTGATGACGTGCACAAAATCCTGAAAGGTGCCAAACCGGGTGACATTCCGATTTATCAGGCGACCAAATTTGAACTCCTAATCAACCTGAAGACGGCAAAAGCATTCGCCCTGACCCTGCCCCCGGCGCTGCTCGCCCGCGCCGACGAGGTGATCGAATAA
- a CDS encoding ABC transporter substrate-binding protein — translation MRRRQFVKFIGGVALAWPLNAGAQPAGKLYRIGYVNAGAAAAQGGVGLERAFVEALRELGWMEGKNIAFEYRFAQGHSDRLPGMATELVHLKVDVIVANGTLASLAAKQATSTIPIVTAPAGDPLGSGLVPSLAHPGGNVTGLSLMAPDLGGKRLELLKELLPDVSRAAILWNAANPYAADVFRETDRAARTLRITLQSLEVRSPDDFDTAFEAAKVQRPEGLITVEDPLTVGYRKQIVDFAARNRLPAIHGVREFVEAGGLIAYGASLSDLSRRAATYVDKILKGTKPADLPVQQPTKFEFIVNLSAAKALGLTMPPSLLARADEVIE, via the coding sequence ATGCGGCGGCGGCAATTTGTTAAATTCATTGGCGGCGTGGCACTTGCTTGGCCGCTCAATGCAGGAGCACAGCCGGCGGGCAAGTTATACCGTATTGGTTATGTCAACGCGGGCGCCGCAGCTGCGCAGGGTGGCGTCGGACTCGAACGAGCTTTCGTTGAAGCCCTCCGTGAGTTGGGCTGGATGGAAGGGAAGAATATTGCCTTCGAGTACCGATTCGCACAAGGTCATTCGGATCGGCTACCCGGCATGGCCACAGAGTTGGTGCACCTCAAGGTCGATGTCATCGTTGCAAACGGAACATTGGCGTCACTCGCCGCCAAGCAAGCCACCTCGACGATCCCCATTGTCACGGCGCCTGCTGGCGATCCACTCGGGAGCGGGCTTGTTCCGAGTTTGGCGCACCCAGGCGGGAATGTCACAGGTTTGAGCCTAATGGCTCCGGATTTGGGCGGGAAGCGGTTGGAGCTACTCAAGGAGCTTCTGCCCGACGTCTCCAGAGCGGCCATCCTGTGGAATGCTGCCAATCCCTATGCGGCGGATGTGTTCAGAGAGACGGACCGTGCCGCCCGGACATTGCGAATTACGCTGCAATCGCTTGAGGTGCGCAGTCCCGATGATTTTGATACAGCGTTCGAGGCTGCCAAAGTCCAACGTCCAGAGGGCCTGATTACGGTCGAAGACCCACTCACCGTTGGTTATCGAAAACAGATTGTCGACTTCGCAGCGAGAAATCGCTTGCCTGCCATCCACGGCGTTCGGGAATTTGTGGAGGCTGGAGGCCTCATCGCTTATGGCGCGAGCCTATCGGATTTGTCCCGGCGCGCTGCGACCTACGTAGACAAGATCCTGAAGGGCACCAAGCCTGCGGATCTTCCAGTTCAACAGCCAACCAAGTTCGAGTTTATTGTCAATCTCAGCGCTGCCAAGGCGCTCGGGCTGACCATGCCGCCATCGCTGCTCGCCCGCGCCGACGAGGTGATCGAATGA
- a CDS encoding response regulator → MTKRILVIEDQEDNRRILRDLLSSVGYELIEAENGEDGVAAAAADRPDLILMDIQLPLLDGYEATRRIKAQSALSAIPIIAVTSYALSGDEDKARAAGCEGYVTKPFSPRELLAKIREYLP, encoded by the coding sequence ATGACCAAGCGCATCCTGGTGATCGAAGATCAGGAGGACAACCGGCGAATCCTGCGGGATTTGCTTTCGAGCGTCGGATACGAGCTGATCGAAGCCGAAAATGGCGAGGACGGCGTTGCGGCAGCCGCCGCGGATCGGCCCGATCTCATCCTAATGGATATACAGCTGCCCCTTCTGGACGGCTACGAGGCGACACGCCGGATCAAGGCTCAATCGGCGCTCTCCGCAATCCCCATTATCGCGGTGACCTCCTACGCCCTGAGCGGAGACGAGGACAAGGCGCGGGCTGCGGGCTGCGAGGGCTATGTCACCAAGCCCTTTAGTCCGCGCGAGCTGCTCGCCAAGATCCGGGAATATCTGCCCTAA
- a CDS encoding ABC transporter substrate-binding protein encodes MATCIRRREFIFSLGGGMAVIPLVARAQQPSMPIIGLLGATKAQGYAAQLAAFRQGLSEAGLVEGRDVTIEYRWADDQYDRLPALAADLVNRRVAVIATIGGNPASLAATAATTTIPVVFHGSLDPVQTGLVARLNRPGGNATGVVTLNLDTGRKRLEILHEVVPAATTLGLLLNPTNKIVTEVQSRDLQTAAIALGLKLRVLNASAERDFEDVFALLKRMQIGGLVIGTDGFFVSQSETLAALTVRYAIPAIFQYRAFAAAGGLMSYGGSVTASYRLSGAYVGRILKGAKPADLPVQQSTKVELIVNLKTAKALGLTVPMSLLARADEVIE; translated from the coding sequence ATGGCAACCTGCATCCGACGGCGAGAATTCATATTCAGCCTGGGCGGTGGCATGGCAGTTATCCCGCTGGTCGCACGTGCACAGCAGCCATCCATGCCGATAATCGGGCTGCTGGGAGCGACAAAAGCGCAAGGATACGCGGCGCAGCTCGCGGCCTTTCGGCAGGGTTTGAGCGAGGCAGGTTTAGTCGAAGGTCGAGATGTAACCATTGAGTATCGCTGGGCGGATGACCAATACGATCGACTTCCGGCATTGGCTGCCGATCTTGTCAACCGCCGCGTGGCTGTCATTGCGACGATTGGCGGAAACCCAGCTTCTCTAGCCGCGACGGCTGCAACGACAACTATACCCGTCGTCTTTCACGGTAGTCTCGATCCCGTCCAAACCGGGCTTGTTGCACGCCTCAACCGTCCCGGCGGCAATGCCACTGGGGTGGTTACTTTGAACCTAGATACTGGCCGGAAACGGTTGGAAATACTCCACGAGGTCGTTCCAGCGGCGACCACGCTGGGCCTGCTCCTCAACCCGACAAATAAAATCGTAACCGAGGTCCAGTCCAGGGACCTGCAAACGGCAGCTATCGCGCTCGGCCTAAAACTCCGCGTGCTGAATGCGAGTGCCGAACGCGATTTCGAAGATGTGTTCGCGCTTCTCAAGCGGATGCAAATAGGTGGGCTTGTGATAGGTACCGACGGTTTCTTCGTCAGCCAAAGCGAAACGCTGGCTGCACTGACAGTCCGCTACGCAATACCAGCGATCTTTCAATACCGCGCGTTTGCAGCCGCCGGCGGGCTGATGAGTTACGGGGGCAGTGTCACGGCCTCCTATCGTTTGTCTGGCGCCTATGTCGGACGCATTCTTAAAGGTGCGAAGCCAGCCGATTTACCGGTCCAACAGTCCACAAAAGTCGAGCTGATCGTCAACCTCAAGACAGCGAAGGCACTCGGTCTGACCGTCCCGATGTCGCTCCTCGCCCGCGCCGACGAGGTGATCGAATGA
- a CDS encoding ABC transporter substrate-binding protein yields the protein MKRREFIAATAALLVSPQRSWAQGTRRRLGFLAVGDGSGQALNQTELALFDGLRSHSWIDGRNLIIEYRFSHPPDRLPASVADLIALSPDVLIVAGPRAAAALKSATATIPIVFVAVGNPVGLGLVQSLSRPGGNITGFATVVPGQFTSKMIGTLREMVPTASKIAILVNPGNPIHRLIVAEELPQTARKLGVALPIVEASTAEELDIVFASAAAQHADGIVDLGDPLTFVEAPRVIALAAKYHLPANYFFRHYANAGGLSFYGPDIADLFRRAAGHVDKILKGTKPADLPVEQPTKFELVINMKTAKALGLTVPPSLLVRADEVIE from the coding sequence ATGAAGCGGCGGGAGTTCATAGCGGCGACTGCGGCGCTGCTCGTTTCGCCACAGCGTTCGTGGGCGCAGGGGACACGCCGTCGGCTTGGCTTTCTTGCTGTAGGTGATGGGAGCGGGCAGGCCCTCAATCAAACCGAGCTTGCGTTGTTTGATGGACTGCGAAGCCACAGCTGGATAGACGGAAGAAACCTGATTATCGAGTATCGTTTTTCCCACCCCCCGGATCGACTGCCAGCTTCGGTTGCCGACCTGATTGCTCTCAGTCCCGATGTGCTCATCGTCGCGGGACCACGGGCAGCCGCAGCCCTGAAATCGGCAACTGCCACCATTCCGATTGTATTCGTGGCTGTGGGCAATCCCGTGGGGCTCGGCCTCGTGCAAAGCCTATCGCGACCAGGTGGCAACATTACGGGTTTTGCGACAGTGGTACCGGGACAGTTCACCAGCAAAATGATAGGAACCCTGCGGGAAATGGTTCCTACCGCCTCGAAAATTGCGATCTTGGTCAATCCGGGCAATCCAATTCACAGGTTGATAGTAGCCGAGGAGTTGCCCCAAACGGCCCGCAAACTAGGCGTGGCTCTCCCGATAGTAGAGGCGAGCACGGCTGAGGAACTGGACATCGTCTTTGCCTCGGCTGCCGCCCAGCACGCCGATGGCATAGTTGACCTTGGCGATCCTCTCACCTTTGTCGAGGCTCCACGAGTTATCGCGCTCGCGGCGAAGTATCATCTTCCGGCAAACTACTTTTTCCGACACTACGCCAATGCCGGCGGATTGTCGTTCTACGGGCCCGATATAGCCGATCTTTTCCGCCGTGCAGCCGGCCACGTGGATAAGATTCTCAAAGGCACCAAGCCTGCCGATCTGCCAGTGGAGCAGCCGACCAAATTCGAACTGGTGATCAACATGAAGACGGCCAAAGCGCTCGGTCTCACCGTGCCGCCTTCGTTACTCGTCCGCGCCGACGAGGTGATCGAATAA